One Chloroflexota bacterium genomic region harbors:
- a CDS encoding amidohydrolase codes for MTQPADLVLVGARVEPIASRSQVADAVAVSAGRISAVGTAADVEGLVGPETRLIRLHGETLLPGFQDAHVHPVYGGLTLRSCNLHGLPDQDAYLAALAAYAGGHPELEWLTGGGWTYGPFPGGIPRRETLDRVVGDRPVFLTAYDGHSAWVNTRALELAGITAETADLEYGRIERDPNGTPVGLLSETAQGLVERLVPEPTHAELVESLLHSQRHLHSLGITAWHDPGVNPEWLPAYRDLAESGRLTARVVAAQQWWPWGEAKEPDPLPRLLAQREALRIGSLRADVVKFWLDGVFESGTAVVLEPYLGTDGAATDNRGIPNYGVEELNAAVIELERHGFDSHFHAIGDGAVRQALDAVAAARATNGPRDVRHSIAHIELIHADDIGRFAALDVAANMQPFWATYDQDTREILMPRLGAERVGARYAFADLHRSGARLAGGSDWTVTTANPLEEIEVAIRRIDPSQRDADPFLPDQRLDLDTALAAFTIGSAWVNRLETDTGTIEVGKLADLVVLDRDLRAIPDGRTADAKVVTTFVAGAVVFGA; via the coding sequence GTGACCCAACCCGCCGACCTGGTGCTGGTCGGCGCGCGCGTCGAACCCATCGCTTCCCGATCCCAGGTCGCGGATGCGGTCGCGGTGAGCGCGGGGCGCATCAGCGCCGTCGGGACCGCCGCGGACGTGGAGGGGCTGGTCGGCCCGGAGACGCGCCTCATCCGCCTCCACGGGGAGACGCTGCTCCCCGGATTCCAGGACGCGCACGTCCACCCGGTGTACGGCGGTCTGACCCTGCGCAGCTGCAACCTCCACGGCCTTCCCGACCAGGATGCCTACCTGGCGGCCCTCGCCGCCTACGCCGGCGGGCACCCCGAGCTGGAGTGGCTGACCGGGGGCGGATGGACCTATGGTCCCTTTCCCGGCGGCATTCCGCGCCGGGAGACGCTGGATCGAGTGGTCGGCGACCGGCCGGTTTTCCTGACCGCATACGACGGACATTCGGCGTGGGTCAACACCCGGGCCCTGGAGCTGGCCGGTATCACGGCCGAGACCGCAGACCTCGAGTACGGCCGCATTGAGCGCGACCCCAACGGGACGCCGGTGGGGCTCCTGTCCGAGACGGCCCAGGGGTTGGTCGAACGCCTCGTCCCGGAGCCAACCCACGCTGAGCTGGTGGAATCCCTCCTTCACAGCCAGCGGCACCTCCATTCACTCGGCATCACCGCCTGGCACGACCCGGGCGTCAACCCCGAATGGCTGCCCGCCTATCGCGACCTGGCGGAGTCCGGCCGTCTCACCGCACGGGTGGTGGCCGCCCAGCAGTGGTGGCCGTGGGGCGAGGCCAAGGAGCCCGATCCCCTGCCCCGGCTGTTGGCGCAGCGCGAGGCGCTGCGCATCGGTTCATTGCGAGCGGACGTCGTGAAGTTCTGGCTGGACGGGGTGTTCGAGAGCGGGACCGCCGTCGTCCTCGAGCCATACCTGGGGACCGATGGAGCGGCCACTGATAATCGCGGGATCCCGAACTACGGCGTCGAGGAGCTCAACGCGGCGGTCATCGAGCTCGAGCGCCACGGGTTTGACAGCCACTTCCACGCCATCGGAGACGGGGCGGTCCGCCAGGCGCTGGACGCCGTGGCCGCCGCGCGGGCGACCAACGGCCCGCGAGACGTCCGGCACTCGATCGCCCATATCGAGCTGATCCATGCCGACGACATCGGCCGCTTCGCGGCGCTTGACGTGGCCGCCAACATGCAGCCCTTCTGGGCGACCTACGACCAGGACACACGCGAGATCCTGATGCCGCGGCTGGGCGCTGAGCGGGTCGGGGCCCGATATGCGTTCGCTGATCTCCACCGGTCAGGGGCCCGACTGGCGGGCGGCAGCGACTGGACGGTGACCACTGCCAATCCCCTGGAGGAAATCGAGGTCGCCATCCGACGGATCGACCCCAGCCAGCGCGATGCCGATCCTTTCCTTCCGGACCAGCGGCTGGACCTGGACACCGCGTTGGCGGCCTTCACCATCGGTTCGGCGTGGGTGAACCGATTGGAAACCGATACCGGGACGATCGAGGTGGGCAAGCTGGCTGACCTGGTCGTCCTCGACCGCGATCTGCGAGCCATCCCGGATGGGCGAACGGCGGACGCGAAGGTGGTGACCACCTTCGTCGCGGGGGCTGTCGTCTTCGGAGCCTAG
- a CDS encoding S8 family serine peptidase — MRRFIRTLSVALVGLALLAGPLVPLAVAGSGPGDATHAAGGGPSHDSWIVTLDPGWSPAGHANSLARGAGGHVGHVYHYAFHGFQFRGSAKAAEALRNNPHVASVTPDHDVFLTESLPNGIERISAFDNDTPSSSAFHLGFRGNGARIAIMDTGIDLDHPDLVNAIDQGLGKNCVAPALPPNDGYGHGTHVAGTAAAPLNGVGVVGVAPEARLVAVKVFDDAGNSSESLVLCGFEHVLSLNADGDPSNDVDVLNMSFGEQRAWGDCVTDALHTAVCNAYAAGITMVAGAGNSAVNAGSFVPAAFSEVIGVSALADFDAAPGGLAGCGLVPDLGWFDCDDTFAFFSNYGASVDVMAPGVSVYSTYAGGGYSTNSGTSMATPHVSGVAALMAALSPTPSPGAVLTLLRQSGECPNGSVSGVDASCSGQGTWVDDPDGIPEPLVNALRAAQAVGGGPPVPVVPSAPNLTSATGGNASVALAWTPPASDGGSLVTNYEVWRGETSGSEVLLTTVGNVASFTDTTVTNGTAYFYQVAAVNSVGPGPRSNEQSATPQAPVPVVPSAPNLTSATGGNASVALAWTPPASDGGSLVTNYEVWRGETSGSEVLLTTVGNVASFTDTTVTNGTAYFYQVAAVNSVGPGPRSNEQSATPLASAPVTRTGGTVSNFASASSRTGSVAFTLPAGSNRLVAMVSISSTSTQLTSVTWRPNAGNPAQDQAMMFVGRQTAPAGGSVEVWTLANPTPTVSGSSVNHVLSANAKRVMGVHALAGAGTVGTPVGAATNSTSISVNVASQTGGVVLDVLYGNNSTTSYTAGAGQTEHWDTNTTKSLENLRGAGSEEAGAPMVTMSWTSAKVTNMAVLAVTFTP; from the coding sequence ATGCGCAGATTCATCAGGACTCTTTCCGTCGCGCTGGTGGGGCTGGCCCTGCTGGCCGGTCCCCTGGTGCCGCTTGCCGTGGCCGGCTCCGGGCCCGGCGATGCGACGCATGCGGCGGGCGGCGGCCCGTCTCATGATTCGTGGATCGTGACCCTGGATCCGGGCTGGAGCCCGGCTGGTCACGCCAACTCCCTGGCCCGGGGGGCTGGCGGGCACGTGGGCCACGTCTACCACTATGCGTTCCACGGCTTCCAGTTCCGTGGCTCCGCAAAGGCCGCCGAGGCGCTGCGGAACAACCCGCACGTGGCGTCGGTCACGCCGGATCACGACGTGTTCCTGACCGAGTCCCTTCCGAACGGGATCGAGCGCATCTCGGCGTTCGACAACGACACCCCATCCAGTAGCGCCTTCCACCTGGGTTTCCGAGGCAACGGCGCGCGGATCGCCATCATGGACACCGGCATCGACCTCGACCACCCCGACCTGGTCAACGCCATCGACCAGGGTCTGGGCAAGAACTGCGTGGCGCCTGCGCTGCCTCCGAATGACGGGTATGGGCATGGCACCCACGTGGCCGGGACGGCCGCCGCGCCGCTCAACGGGGTCGGCGTCGTGGGCGTGGCGCCCGAAGCCCGCCTGGTGGCCGTCAAGGTGTTCGACGATGCGGGCAACTCGAGCGAGTCCCTGGTCCTGTGTGGATTCGAGCACGTCCTGTCTCTGAACGCGGATGGGGACCCGTCGAACGACGTCGACGTCCTCAACATGAGCTTTGGCGAGCAGCGAGCGTGGGGTGACTGCGTCACCGATGCGCTCCACACGGCCGTCTGCAACGCCTACGCGGCGGGGATCACCATGGTCGCCGGCGCCGGCAACTCAGCTGTCAATGCGGGCAGCTTCGTGCCGGCCGCGTTCAGCGAGGTCATCGGCGTTTCCGCGCTCGCGGACTTCGACGCCGCCCCCGGTGGCCTGGCGGGATGTGGCCTGGTTCCCGACCTGGGCTGGTTCGACTGCGACGACACCTTCGCGTTCTTCAGCAACTATGGCGCGTCGGTCGACGTCATGGCCCCCGGCGTCAGTGTCTACTCGACGTACGCCGGCGGTGGGTACTCCACCAATAGCGGGACGAGCATGGCCACGCCGCACGTCAGCGGAGTGGCCGCGCTGATGGCGGCGTTGTCGCCGACACCGAGTCCCGGCGCCGTCCTCACCCTGCTCCGCCAGTCCGGCGAATGCCCCAACGGTTCCGTGTCCGGCGTCGATGCCTCCTGCAGCGGGCAGGGCACCTGGGTCGACGACCCGGATGGGATCCCCGAACCGCTGGTCAACGCCCTCCGAGCCGCCCAGGCCGTCGGTGGCGGACCACCGGTCCCAGTGGTGCCCAGCGCCCCGAACCTGACCAGCGCGACCGGCGGCAACGCGAGCGTGGCTCTGGCCTGGACCCCACCCGCCAGTGACGGCGGCAGCCTGGTCACCAACTACGAGGTCTGGCGCGGGGAGACCAGCGGGTCCGAGGTGCTGCTGACCACGGTCGGCAACGTGGCGAGCTTCACCGATACGACCGTCACCAACGGCACGGCCTACTTCTACCAGGTGGCCGCGGTCAACAGCGTCGGCCCCGGCCCGCGCTCGAACGAGCAGTCGGCCACGCCGCAGGCCCCGGTCCCAGTGGTGCCCAGCGCCCCGAACCTGACCAGCGCGACCGGCGGCAACGCGAGCGTGGCTCTGGCCTGGACCCCACCCGCCAGTGACGGCGGCAGCCTGGTCACCAACTACGAGGTCTGGCGCGGGGAGACCAGCGGGTCCGAGGTGCTGCTGACCACGGTCGGCAACGTGGCGAGCTTCACCGATACGACCGTCACCAACGGCACGGCCTACTTCTACCAGGTGGCCGCGGTCAACAGCGTCGGCCCCGGCCCGCGCTCGAACGAGCAGTCGGCCACGCCCCTGGCCAGCGCCCCGGTGACCCGCACCGGCGGCACGGTCAGCAACTTCGCCTCCGCCTCCAGCAGGACCGGCTCGGTCGCCTTCACCCTGCCGGCGGGCAGCAACCGCCTGGTGGCCATGGTCAGCATCAGCTCGACGTCGACCCAGCTCACCTCCGTTACGTGGCGGCCCAACGCGGGCAACCCCGCCCAGGACCAGGCGATGATGTTCGTCGGCCGCCAGACCGCTCCCGCCGGCGGATCGGTCGAAGTCTGGACACTCGCCAACCCGACTCCCACGGTAAGCGGATCCAGCGTGAATCACGTCCTGAGTGCCAACGCCAAGCGCGTCATGGGCGTCCACGCCCTGGCCGGTGCAGGGACGGTGGGGACTCCGGTCGGCGCCGCGACCAACAGCACCTCCATCAGCGTCAACGTGGCGTCCCAGACGGGCGGCGTGGTCCTTGACGTCCTATACGGCAATAACAGCACGACGTCCTACACCGCCGGGGCGGGCCAAACCGAGCATTGGGACACGAACACCACGAAGAGCCTCGAGAACCTCCGCGGCGCGGGGTCCGAGGAGGCTGGCGCGCCGATGGTGACCATGAGCTGGACCTCGGCCAAGGTCACCAACATGGCCGTCCTGGCGGTGACCTTCACGCCGTAG
- a CDS encoding cation:proton antiporter, producing MELTAPTILEIGALLLAAAAAGWAARRVHLPAVVGYLAVGLAVSGFTPGFVADPGQLYLLADIGVILLLFEVGIEIDVFTLRREQRALVWAAPLQMGITALAGIGIGLVTGIGLLAGAVLGLAVAFSSSVVVINITRSRRRTTDPPTELALVGWSILQDVTGIILTGILVAAIGADSRPWYLTVFGLAAFIGLALLTAWILPRVLRVVHSDKDLFLVVTVGAGLAIAGVGGLVFQIPMALAAFIGGLAISESHEAAEARRRILPFRDLFAILFFVAVGSLIDPARLPEALPWLAAVLGLLIFGKMAVIYVLARVLSLDAHAGQLAVGLGQIGEFSFVLASVGLAAGVIDPILYTAILAAVALSIAVSTVAVRYVTRPASA from the coding sequence GTGGAGCTCACCGCCCCCACCATCCTGGAGATCGGCGCGCTCCTGCTGGCCGCTGCTGCCGCCGGTTGGGCGGCGCGACGGGTCCACCTGCCTGCGGTCGTCGGCTACCTGGCCGTCGGCCTGGCCGTGTCGGGCTTCACGCCGGGATTCGTGGCCGACCCCGGACAGCTGTACCTGCTCGCCGACATCGGGGTCATCCTGCTCCTATTCGAGGTCGGGATCGAGATCGACGTCTTCACCCTGCGCCGTGAGCAGCGGGCGCTCGTGTGGGCGGCCCCCCTCCAGATGGGGATCACTGCCCTGGCCGGGATCGGGATCGGGCTCGTGACCGGGATCGGCCTGCTGGCCGGCGCGGTCCTGGGGCTGGCGGTCGCCTTCTCGTCGAGCGTGGTCGTCATCAACATCACGCGCAGCCGGCGGCGAACGACCGATCCACCCACCGAATTGGCGTTGGTCGGGTGGTCCATTCTCCAAGACGTGACCGGGATCATCCTGACCGGGATCCTGGTGGCGGCCATCGGCGCTGACAGCCGGCCCTGGTATCTGACGGTCTTCGGCCTGGCGGCGTTCATCGGCCTTGCCTTGCTCACAGCCTGGATCCTGCCGCGCGTCCTGCGGGTGGTGCACTCCGACAAGGACCTGTTCCTGGTCGTGACCGTCGGGGCAGGGCTGGCGATCGCGGGCGTGGGGGGCCTGGTGTTCCAGATCCCCATGGCCCTGGCCGCTTTCATCGGCGGGCTGGCCATCAGCGAGAGCCACGAGGCGGCCGAGGCGCGGCGGCGGATCCTCCCCTTCCGCGACCTGTTTGCCATCCTGTTCTTCGTGGCGGTCGGCAGCCTGATCGACCCAGCCCGACTACCGGAGGCCCTGCCCTGGCTGGCGGCCGTCCTGGGGCTGCTGATCTTCGGCAAGATGGCCGTGATCTACGTCCTGGCACGCGTTCTGAGCCTCGACGCGCACGCGGGCCAACTGGCCGTCGGCCTGGGCCAGATCGGCGAGTTCAGCTTCGTACTCGCCTCAGTCGGGCTGGCGGCGGGTGTGATCGACCCCATCCTGTACACCGCCATCCTGGCTGCCGTCGCGCTCAGTATCGCGGTCTCCACGGTCGCCGTTCGGTACGTCACTCGCCCGGCCTCCGCATAG
- a CDS encoding class I SAM-dependent methyltransferase produces the protein MSNATLGLPEELHAYLLDVGVREPDLLRQLRAETAAMPEHDMQIAPEQGALMALLVELTGARRCLEVGTFTGYSSLSVALALPADGRLVCIDLSREWTDVARRYWTQAGVADKIELRLGSALDTLDAMVAEGQAETFDFAFLDADKDNYPAYADRILTLLRRGGLMAIDNVFWGGEVAQPEVDNVSVRGIRELNRILATDERVSLSMVPIADGLTLARKR, from the coding sequence GTGTCGAACGCCACCCTGGGCCTGCCGGAAGAGCTCCACGCCTATCTGCTCGACGTGGGCGTGCGAGAGCCGGATCTCCTCCGCCAGCTGCGTGCCGAGACGGCCGCCATGCCGGAGCACGACATGCAGATTGCCCCCGAGCAGGGCGCGCTGATGGCGCTCCTGGTGGAGCTCACCGGCGCCCGTCGTTGTCTGGAGGTGGGCACCTTCACCGGGTACTCGTCGCTCAGCGTGGCCTTGGCCCTGCCGGCTGACGGCCGGCTCGTGTGCATCGACCTCAGCCGCGAATGGACCGATGTCGCCCGCCGCTACTGGACCCAGGCGGGCGTGGCCGACAAGATCGAGCTGCGGCTGGGATCCGCCCTGGACACCCTGGACGCGATGGTGGCCGAAGGGCAAGCCGAGACGTTCGACTTCGCCTTTCTGGACGCGGACAAGGACAACTACCCCGCCTATGCCGACCGCATCCTGACCCTGCTTCGGCGCGGCGGGCTGATGGCCATCGACAACGTGTTCTGGGGCGGCGAAGTCGCTCAGCCCGAGGTCGACAACGTCTCGGTGCGTGGCATCCGGGAGCTGAACCGCATCCTCGCCACCGACGAGCGTGTCAGCCTTTCCATGGTGCCAATCGCCGACGGCCTGACGCTGGCCCGCAAGCGGTAG
- a CDS encoding DUF1761 domain-containing protein, which translates to MSLDMIGQLNWLAVIVGAVIYFVLGAIWYAPPLLGRAWQRSIGWDPEATPPQVKITTYAIPLLAYLVMAVATGMLAAATGSDTLESGIVLGLVVGIGYAFARTAVDATFTPNLPQPWLWLAITGTYHLVGAVIMAVVVSVWV; encoded by the coding sequence GTGAGCCTGGACATGATTGGCCAACTCAACTGGCTGGCGGTCATCGTGGGGGCCGTCATCTATTTCGTGCTGGGGGCCATCTGGTATGCCCCGCCCCTGCTGGGCCGAGCGTGGCAGCGTTCGATTGGGTGGGATCCGGAGGCGACGCCTCCCCAGGTCAAGATCACGACCTACGCGATCCCGCTGCTGGCGTACCTCGTGATGGCCGTGGCCACCGGCATGCTGGCCGCAGCCACGGGTTCCGACACGCTGGAGAGCGGGATCGTGCTTGGTCTGGTTGTGGGCATCGGATACGCGTTCGCGCGGACCGCCGTGGATGCCACCTTCACGCCCAATCTTCCCCAGCCATGGCTGTGGTTGGCGATCACCGGTACCTATCACCTGGTGGGGGCAGTCATCATGGCGGTGGTCGTGTCGGTCTGGGTTTGA
- a CDS encoding lyase → MTTYPVPAGSAPHDVAPAADGGVWYTAQHSGELGWLDPDSGDVRELALGPGSAPHGVIVGPDGAPWVTDSGLNAIVRVDPETLAVAIYRLPGSTPGANLNTAAFDGDGVLWFTGQAGFYGRLDPASGAIEVFAAPEGTGPYGITATPSGDIYYSSLAGSYLGAVDTTTGAVTVLDPPTAGAGARRAWSDSRGRIWVAEWFVGQVAVYDPSTGAWQEWPLPGAAPQAYAVYVDETDAVWLTDFGANAIVRFNPETETFQSFPLQSQPANVRQLLGRPGEVWGAESAADQLVVVRFGY, encoded by the coding sequence GTGACGACCTATCCGGTCCCCGCAGGATCGGCGCCGCATGACGTCGCCCCCGCCGCCGACGGCGGGGTCTGGTACACGGCCCAGCACAGCGGCGAGCTTGGCTGGCTGGACCCGGACTCCGGCGACGTGCGCGAGTTGGCGCTGGGGCCGGGTTCGGCCCCGCACGGCGTGATCGTCGGCCCCGACGGGGCGCCGTGGGTCACGGACAGCGGGCTGAACGCCATCGTCCGCGTCGACCCGGAGACCTTGGCGGTTGCCATCTACCGACTGCCGGGCTCGACGCCGGGAGCCAACCTGAACACGGCTGCTTTCGACGGCGACGGGGTCCTGTGGTTCACGGGTCAGGCCGGCTTCTACGGTCGCCTGGACCCGGCGAGCGGCGCGATAGAGGTCTTTGCCGCTCCGGAGGGGACGGGGCCGTATGGGATCACGGCCACGCCGTCCGGGGACATCTACTACAGCTCGCTGGCGGGAAGCTACCTGGGTGCGGTCGACACGACGACCGGGGCCGTCACGGTCCTGGATCCCCCAACTGCGGGCGCGGGGGCGCGACGGGCCTGGTCGGACTCGCGAGGGCGCATTTGGGTGGCGGAATGGTTTGTCGGCCAGGTCGCCGTCTACGACCCCTCAACCGGCGCGTGGCAGGAGTGGCCCCTGCCCGGGGCTGCGCCGCAGGCGTACGCGGTGTACGTCGACGAGACCGATGCGGTCTGGCTGACCGATTTCGGCGCCAACGCCATCGTCCGCTTCAACCCCGAGACCGAAACGTTCCAATCGTTCCCGCTCCAGAGCCAGCCGGCGAACGTGCGCCAGCTCCTTGGCCGGCCGGGCGAGGTATGGGGCGCAGAGTCTGCCGCCGACCAGCTGGTGGTGGTGCGCTTCGGCTACTGA
- a CDS encoding TMEM175 family protein has translation MTETGRLETFSDGVFAIAITLLVLGIGVPEPDKPLVAALVDQWPAFMAYVVSFLTIGIMWINHHQLFTLIGRSNTTFALIHVVFLMFIAFLPYSTDVMAERLGSGVDEVAAMVLYGGTTVAIAVMYNVIWLYASGKGGHLLRSGIDNEIREAGARGYQYGPLVYLGITLLALVNPLVSLIGFAVYAIYWALPISGPQSRPEG, from the coding sequence GTGACCGAGACCGGTCGCCTGGAAACTTTTTCGGACGGGGTCTTTGCCATCGCGATCACCTTGCTGGTGCTGGGCATCGGGGTGCCCGAACCTGACAAGCCGCTGGTGGCTGCGCTGGTCGATCAATGGCCGGCCTTCATGGCGTACGTCGTGAGCTTCCTGACCATCGGCATCATGTGGATCAACCACCACCAGCTGTTCACCCTCATCGGTCGGTCGAATACGACGTTTGCGCTCATCCACGTCGTGTTCTTGATGTTCATCGCCTTCCTGCCCTACTCCACCGACGTGATGGCCGAGCGGCTGGGGAGCGGCGTGGACGAGGTGGCGGCCATGGTCCTGTACGGCGGCACCACCGTCGCCATCGCGGTCATGTACAACGTCATCTGGCTCTACGCTTCCGGCAAAGGCGGGCACCTGCTGCGCTCGGGCATCGACAATGAGATCCGGGAGGCTGGGGCTCGCGGCTACCAGTACGGCCCCCTCGTCTACCTGGGGATCACCCTGCTGGCGCTCGTCAACCCGCTCGTCAGCCTGATCGGCTTCGCGGTCTATGCCATCTATTGGGCCCTGCCGATCAGCGGCCCGCAGAGCCGACCCGAGGGCTAG
- a CDS encoding dioxygenase, producing MTTKDRLSTVMPALLEALHRAAREQDLTNDELMAVVAFLTEVGRADEFVLLSDVLGVSRIVDDQTHASASGTPSNVLGPFYRPGAPWIENPGSIVDPTDDSARITLGGRVSDANTGQPAAGAIVDIWQANGEGLYSNEDGQLPPWNLRGRQRVDGDGRYWVETIRPSHYTVKDNGPVGRLLAALERHPWRPAHIHLQVSADGYRSLVTQAYIAGGPYLDDDTISGVKQELVVPLAHGQLIFDVALLPAGQPA from the coding sequence ATGACCACGAAGGATCGCCTCTCCACCGTGATGCCGGCACTGCTCGAGGCCCTCCATCGGGCGGCTCGTGAGCAGGATCTGACCAACGATGAGCTCATGGCCGTGGTGGCGTTCCTGACTGAGGTGGGCCGTGCCGACGAGTTCGTCCTCCTGTCCGATGTGCTCGGCGTGTCCCGCATCGTCGACGACCAGACCCACGCGTCGGCGAGTGGAACGCCAAGCAACGTCCTGGGTCCCTTCTACCGGCCCGGCGCGCCGTGGATCGAGAATCCGGGGTCCATCGTCGATCCGACCGATGACTCAGCCCGGATCACCCTCGGGGGTCGTGTCTCGGACGCCAATACCGGGCAGCCGGCCGCCGGAGCCATTGTCGACATCTGGCAGGCGAATGGCGAAGGTCTGTACTCGAACGAGGACGGGCAACTGCCGCCGTGGAACCTGCGCGGCCGACAGCGCGTCGACGGCGACGGACGGTACTGGGTCGAAACGATCCGCCCCAGCCACTACACGGTCAAGGACAATGGGCCCGTCGGTCGACTGCTGGCCGCGCTCGAGCGGCATCCGTGGCGCCCGGCCCACATTCACCTGCAGGTCTCGGCCGATGGCTATCGGTCGCTGGTCACCCAGGCATACATCGCGGGTGGGCCCTACCTCGACGACGACACCATCAGCGGCGTCAAGCAAGAGCTGGTCGTGCCGTTAGCCCACGGTCAGCTGATCTTCGACGTCGCGCTGCTGCCAGCCGGGCAGCCAGCCTAG
- a CDS encoding MoxR family ATPase, whose translation MTGDAPAAARFESPEQVVERLRSDDYLADPQIGLTVFLADRLEKPILLEGPAGVGKTELARSVARVTGAPLIRLQCYEGIDESKALYEWNYKKQLLRIQADERREAWSELEDDIFSESFLLSRPLLSAIRASKPVVLLIDEIDRVEVEAEALMLEVLADFQVTIPELGTIVAATRPMVFLTSNDTRDLSEALKRRCLFLHLGYPSPERERDILLARVSGLSEDLASQVARIVHRIRSLDLKKAPSISESIDWARTLVLLGLDGVGPGDATETLHVLLKYEADIAKARADLLGQALPDADGGAEPIDAFRHPEGRPR comes from the coding sequence GTGACCGGCGACGCGCCGGCCGCGGCCCGGTTCGAGTCACCCGAGCAGGTCGTCGAACGGCTCCGCTCTGACGACTACTTGGCGGACCCGCAGATCGGCCTCACCGTCTTCCTCGCCGACCGCCTCGAAAAGCCCATCCTGTTGGAAGGTCCGGCGGGCGTAGGAAAGACTGAGCTTGCCCGATCCGTCGCCCGCGTAACGGGTGCTCCCCTTATCCGGCTCCAGTGCTACGAGGGCATCGACGAATCGAAGGCGCTGTACGAATGGAACTACAAGAAGCAGCTGCTGCGGATCCAGGCCGATGAGCGGCGGGAGGCCTGGTCGGAGCTCGAGGACGACATCTTCAGCGAGTCGTTCCTCCTGTCGCGACCCCTCCTGAGCGCTATCCGGGCCTCAAAGCCAGTCGTGTTGCTCATCGATGAGATTGACCGCGTGGAGGTCGAGGCGGAGGCACTCATGCTCGAGGTGCTGGCCGACTTTCAGGTCACCATCCCCGAGCTGGGCACCATTGTGGCCGCGACGCGGCCCATGGTCTTCCTCACCTCGAACGACACCCGCGACCTGTCGGAGGCGCTCAAACGCCGGTGCCTGTTCCTGCACCTGGGGTATCCGTCTCCCGAACGCGAGCGGGACATCCTCCTGGCGCGGGTCAGCGGGCTGTCCGAGGATCTCGCGAGCCAGGTGGCCCGAATCGTGCATCGGATCCGGAGCCTCGACCTGAAGAAAGCGCCCTCGATCTCGGAGTCGATCGACTGGGCCCGCACGCTGGTGCTGCTGGGACTGGACGGCGTGGGACCGGGCGACGCGACCGAAACGCTTCACGTCCTACTCAAGTACGAGGCCGATATCGCCAAGGCGCGGGCCGACCTGCTCGGCCAGGCGCTGCCCGACGCGGATGGCGGCGCTGAGCCAATCGATGCCTTCCGGCACCCCGAAGGCCGACCGCGATGA
- a CDS encoding branched-chain amino acid ABC transporter permease gives MTAIVGIGLFIGLAVLPFWGPDGVLRLLIEFFVLLAMAQMWNLLAGYAGLVSIGQQAFVGIGAYGLFYFTDLAGLPPIAAIGATAAVAVLIALLTSLFAFRLRDGYFAVGTWVIAEIFRIVVSQVETLGLGTGVTIQTLVQMPPEERLNLVYWLALGVGFGAVVVVILVMRSRLGLALGAIRDSEVAASGLGVNVLRTKRMVYVIASVGCAVAAAVYYMNLLRIQPTAAFSVDWTVQMIFVVVIGGLGRIEGPIIGAIVVLGLQEALADFGSAYLIILGLVMIVVVLFARRGLWGLVTARWPISLFGIQRRLVPAEDRS, from the coding sequence GTGACCGCGATCGTGGGCATCGGCCTTTTCATCGGCCTGGCGGTCCTGCCCTTCTGGGGCCCGGATGGCGTCCTCCGCCTGCTCATCGAGTTCTTCGTGCTCCTGGCCATGGCCCAGATGTGGAACCTCCTGGCCGGCTATGCCGGCCTGGTCTCCATTGGTCAGCAGGCGTTCGTCGGAATCGGTGCATATGGCCTGTTCTATTTCACCGACCTGGCCGGCCTGCCACCGATCGCGGCCATCGGCGCCACCGCGGCTGTCGCGGTGCTCATTGCGTTGTTGACCTCGCTGTTCGCCTTCCGCCTTCGGGATGGCTACTTCGCGGTCGGGACGTGGGTCATTGCCGAGATCTTCCGCATCGTCGTCTCGCAGGTCGAAACGCTCGGCCTCGGGACCGGGGTCACCATCCAGACTCTTGTCCAGATGCCTCCCGAGGAGCGACTCAACCTCGTCTACTGGCTGGCCCTGGGAGTTGGCTTCGGGGCGGTAGTCGTGGTCATCCTGGTCATGCGCTCCCGCCTGGGTTTGGCACTGGGGGCGATTCGTGACAGCGAGGTCGCGGCCAGTGGACTGGGGGTCAACGTCCTCCGCACCAAGCGAATGGTGTATGTCATCGCCTCGGTGGGCTGCGCGGTCGCGGCCGCGGTGTACTACATGAACCTGCTCAGAATCCAGCCGACGGCCGCGTTCAGCGTGGACTGGACGGTCCAGATGATCTTCGTCGTCGTCATCGGTGGCCTGGGACGTATCGAGGGCCCCATCATTGGCGCCATCGTGGTCCTCGGGCTCCAGGAAGCCCTGGCCGACTTCGGGAGTGCGTACTTGATCATTCTGGGACTGGTCATGATCGTCGTCGTTCTGTTTGCCCGGCGCGGCCTGTGGGGCCTGGTCACCGCCCGCTGGCCGATCTCCCTGTTCGGCATTCAGCGCCGCTTGGTGCCGGCGGAGGACCGCTCGTGA